The Helianthus annuus cultivar XRQ/B chromosome 15, HanXRQr2.0-SUNRISE, whole genome shotgun sequence genomic sequence tagtAAAAAAGTAGAATTGGCTAAACAGAATCTGTACCTTCCTCATTCCTGCACAGTTGAAGATCAAGGAGAATCACATCACCATCAGATCTGATCTGTGCCTGCAGATTGATTCACTTCAATCGTTTCTATCAACATTCTCTTGATACCTTCTTTTACAAGTTCATCACCAGCCATAAGTTCCTTCAAGGTTTCAGtatccatctgcttttgtctttttctttgataAATAGCAGCACCTGCTGGATCAGGGCATCTCTTGATTTGTAactttggtggtctttttgaaCCTTCAGTTttaggatagtcaggtttttgtggaacatttggatctttcttccttactTCCTCCAACATTTTGTAAGTGGCCCTGACCCTATCTTCTCTCCACTTTGACACTGAACTCTTTGACCCATAGTCAGCtgctatcagctcctctttcattctctttaactCTAAAGCcttgtcaggtacattctttttgaattttttccaGTCAGGAGGAGTGTGTTTAACCTTATTTTTAAGCATCTCGTGGATCCTGGCtacttcactttcaagctcaggaatggtccaatCTTTGTACATTGCTTCTCTCCTTTATACTTCTTGTGAGCCATGATATTCTCAACATAGTCTTTTCTCAGAGATTCATCTACTCTTTCTGATAATTTTTGACAAACATTCTTTGCAAATTGTTCCAGGGAACTGACTTGAGTAAGCAAAAATTGGTAGTGCCTTTGATATTCTTTGTCAGTCTTCCCTGTTGATTCTCTTTTAGcaatatcctctgcttgtttggcctttaATTTTAAATATTCATCAATATTATTAGGCCTAGGATATCCTTCAATAGATGGAAAACTCCTTTTTGCAGGAtcatcctcatagtagaaggATTTAATCTCTTCTCTGACAGCAATAAGTTCTAGAGGAAATTAAACACCTGCAGGAGCAATATCAGTGATAGGCTTTTGTATCTGTATTGAAGAGAGATGTATAGGGTTTGGTAAAGTGACAAGTGGTAGAGGTTGTGAAGATGTTGGTGAAGGTGAAGTCTCATCATCAATCAAAATTAACTttctcctttttggttgaggagagactaatgatgttttgggtggatcagtggttgtGTTTGAAATGAGAAGTGTTttactaacagttgttgaaacaacaggtgtttcaaccactgttgttatTACAACTCCTGATGTGTCAGTAGAAGTCTTCTGCAGAGTGGCAGGTGGTGATTTGATGGTTGGTGATgtggttgtagtggtggtggatgATTTAGTCAAATCAGGTGTttgagtggtgtgtgttgaagtagcAGTTGTTGTGATTGAGGTGGTGGTTGTTGGTTTAACAACTGCTGAAACCACTGAGgtaccaacagttgttgatacaacaggagttacaacagctgttttggTGGAAGATTGAggtgtcattacaactactgatgtgtcagtagaaGTCTTCTGCACAGTGGCAGGTGATGATTTGATGGTTGATGATGTGGTTGAAGTGGTGGTGGATGATTTAGTGAGATCAGGTGTTTGAGTGGTGTATGTTGAAGTAGCAGTTGTTGTCATTGAGGTGGTGGTTGTTGGTTTAACAACTGATGAAACCACTGAggtatcaacagttgttgatacaacAGTTGTTTGGGTGGAAGATTGATGTTGAGGGCTTTTAgatggtggttttggagtatgctttgtgagtatggatggtgtggatttgggttccctcacttttctagtgggatttTTTCTTTTTGGGTCAGGATTTTTAACATCCTTTGGCTCAGAACAACCCTGTGCATCCAGCTCCATGTAAGCTCTCTTcgcctcattccaccttgatttATCCGttgcctctctatccctttttacacttgcttttGCTTCAGCGAGTGCATTTGTGGTAATATCAATCTTTTTGCtcccatctggcaagggaatgtcTTTAGTCATACAATCTTTTGTGGCTCAATGTAGAGACCATCTTCAATCCCTTTCTTCTTCCACAGGTTGATCTTCTCCCCTattttggcattatctggtggTGGATTATCAAGGAAGAGAACAGTGGGAGGTGCTTTGCCAGTGGTGTTCAAGATATGGCCCTTTATGGCTTTGATGTCAGCTTGGGTGTCTTTAAATCTGGACTCCATCATGTTCCTCAGCTTTTGGACATCTATGTCAAGCTGCTGATCAGTCAACTGTCTTTGTTGTTGGAGCAGGGGTTGAAAtaagttccataactcatttACAGCAagtgcaggttgtgcaggtgcttaAGCTGGAACAACAGTGGGTGGTGCCTTTTGAATTTCCAACAGCTGTTGCATCATATTTTTTAGTTCAGCAATAGATGTGTCAAGTGTGTCAATTTTGTCCATCAGTTTTtggtattttaaaccatcacccaacttagtgggatcatctgatttcccaccaacAGTGGTTGTATCAGCAGCATACTTAGGGAATATGTCACAAAAAGTCATctactgatgcccctttttcttggtaccggggacttctttcttcatttGTGGACACCTTGAACAACTCACCAGTTGTTAAAGTAAACACACCAGTGGTTGCCTTGGTTGTCtctgaagaaattgccttcaagggagtcttatttaTGGAACAACTGACCCAATGTAGACCAATGGGTCCAACATtagtagttgctgctccacttgaactactgacaggaattactggtaattcctgcagtgtaacctcctcagttgttgccgGGCTAGCAGAGGTAtgaacatcagacccagtcacttgtgggagtatactctcagtgataggtgattgagaggaactggtttgtgtctgagctatagcaactgcatgcaacaaaggtaaCATTGATTGTGGTAATGTGACGGGTGAAGGAATAGGTGTAGAAAGGGACATGTCCTTCGGATCAGGACGGAGGAAGATGGAGCCGATTGGATCCAGAACTTCATAATCttgggtccctgtgtttacaaccgaatccttttgtgaggatgtcggaggagtttgaggcaatggtggagatctttcttccatctgatgtgaggaagtagcagcagtggttattggtgagtTTTGTTTTGTCACTGGCaattgctctgggatctcatcttcaaGATTTGTCGTTTTACTGGGTTTGGGTGGCTTTTTGGAtgatttctttttggtctttttggtaatggcaggtgtgggtttcattGCAGTGGTTGTGCTACTAtaatcacctggagcagtgggctcagcagcagatacctgaggagcagtggtagctgctaaattctgctcaggcacctctgcttgtgttttgcaaggtgctgaCATTCTAGTGAAAGTTGCAGCTGTTAAACTTTtaatttgaaaagattcaccttgtTGGTGTACATGAACATCATCCTTTGCAAATTTCTTTGTAAAGTAATAACTTAAAAAACCTTGGAAATAATAGAAAAGattttgttaaaacatttttGGCCAAATCATCAAAGATTTtctgggaataattaaaatcttcattttgtaAAATAGCAAACCCTAGGGATTGAATCTTTAATAGTATCTCATTGAAGGCAgctgttttatttgaaacacacattaacatggtatgaaataaaaatcttgttgcaggaaggaaataacctttttctaacgTATCCCTCTTTATTTGTTCAGCATACCCCCTTTCAAGGAAATCAgtttttaactcatttttggaaaaagaagttttaccttgctgatcattgagttcaaagactTCCGAGATGGAGTGTGGTGTGATTTTGACTGGTTTACCCATTAAGGAGGAATTAATGGCTATGATGTCTTCTCCTTGTTTGTCAAGAGTGGCATTTTCCCAAAATTCTCTCTGGGTTTTCTGGTAAATCGAAGCATCTgttgttaacaaagttttgtactttgatgcagtcATGGTATCaatgatggaatcgaaaacatcggtgCTGCCTGGTTTTGTAAGAATACCCAGATAATTGTGAGTGGATTTGTATGGGATTTCGATGGGTGtagtagccttttgagaggccttTTTAGATGATTTCGAAGTGGATGTTGCAGATGgctttgatttcgtcattttgataAAGAAAATCGAAGAATGAATTTGAGATAAGaagatggaaactgctttgagaacaGTTTTTTGGTGAATTCGAATCGACAGTAAAATCCCTGTTTGGGgtttttgatcagggttttatagggaAAAAAGGTAATTGCTGACGTGGCAACGGTTACAAAGATCTGACGGATAAGAACTGACCATATGACAACCTCTGATGAAATGAAGGataatggaagacagttgttgTTAAGGAAACCACTGCTGGATGAATATCAGAGGATTACAAATGAAAATGAGGACAGTGGGTAaatttaactatcagtggatagctgTGTCAGTGGTTTAAAGCACTGAAGTTTGGTAACAGTGGAAAACAATGAAAATGATggaacagaggttgactttcaacAGTGGATAGCTACAAACcaacagatgtttgaaccaatCAGTGGTTACGACAGACTTAGATTTTCTCAATATGCAGCAACAACATAGTGTTCTTCAAAACAGTGGTTGTGGAAACATCTGCTGTTTGTCCTTAGTTTGATGAGTATAAATCTTGACAACTATACTCCAACATATACAATGTTTTTGAGGGTCCACTTTTTGCCCAAAAGATTCTCATCCTTTGGGCAGTGTGCAAGTTTTCAAACTTGTTTTCCCTGAACTGTTGAAGCTCCTCTTATATGACACTACCCAACTTTCTGTCTTTTAGTGGATTTGAAGATTAATTTGATCAGCAACTGTTGGTATATCAGTGGATGAGCTTTAACATCTGTTTTGTACATCTGCTGTAAAGATGTCGTCATGATTGTGTTTTTTTGTAATAGATGAATTGATTGTTAAATTGATTGTGTTTTTTGTAATAGATGAACAATAAATGAATATGATTCAATGatttatgcagcggaaatgaacacaaactttatAAACACAATCAAGGACGAAAATAgacaaaccaaaccactgaggcatctcagctgacgtcaccatgaaagcgacgtctaacaacctaacaacctgtaaACACTGTTCTTATACAAACCCTGCTAATCCTAACCACTGATTCTATACAATACAAGTAAAACACTGAACTACTGCTTTCTTCTTTCAACAATGCTTTCCTCAAAgttgatcagtctttgagtggacAGTGGATGGAAGGTATCAGATGTTATAAGTACTTTCAAGGGGACGGCAGCTGTTTACTTTTTTCTTGGTCAATCACAGTGACAGaggtatctttttttttttttgaacggcaaatttggatcactgacggaccactggagtatcatcgtgccaccagaggaaccacccgatcatatccatctccactaggcataatgccacaccaattcaggaggaaacccaataaacatgggaaaaccccctttgtgggaatcgaacccaggacctatcggtcccaaagccttatcccaccaccaagatgccactaggctagaAAGCCATGGGCAGTGACAGAGGTATCTGTAGAGGTGATTAGTGATTCAGAAGTTTTGATTTGCTGCTTTGGCTTTTTGTTGTCAGGCTTATTTGGAGTGTCAGAAATTGTCATCCTCCTTTTcttaagcctttcataagcctcatctGTTTGCTGCTtagtccattttgctatggcattGGCAGTATCCACCTTTGCACCACCAGCTCCTgcttctttcttttgtactcagaTGTAAGCTCAGctatgagctttttgtatttgttcCAGTTTAGAGCTGTCCTCTTCTTGCTTGGATCATCCTTAATTCTTTCAATTCTGTTTGCCTCATGCTTTAAtgcaactattggccattcttcgaATTTTTTTTCTTCAgctggatagaatttttctttcatgatgtatgCAACATATTCTTTTCGAATTTCTTTTCGTAGATCTGCTTCAGGTGGTAAGTTTGACATTTCTTTGCTCATATCTCGTGCATAGTCTTCCATCTGTTTGACTTTGGTGAGGAAGAATTCCATTCTTTCAGAAATGGCTTCATCACCTTGATCTTTGCATTCAAGTTTAgctcttatcttagcctgccttgctttgagctcgagatattcatccatatttTCTGGGACTAAGaagcctatgagagaaggaaatcttcttttCGAAGGGTCATCCACAGTGtagaattgtctcatctcattttttatagtttcaagttccagtggatattttgcagcattaggatcatatTTGTCATCAGTTGCCTgagttgtttttctttttctggtgtaaCTTATTTCCAGTGAAGGAGTGCTTTTGGGTGATTTATTAATTGAAGTAAAGATGGTTTGAAGTGAAGTGAGGGCAGTGGTGGATTGTGGCTGActgacagttgttgaaacaactgg encodes the following:
- the LOC110913476 gene encoding cell wall protein DAN4-like, yielding MTKDIPLPDGSKKIDITTNALAEAKASVKRDREATDKSRWNEAKRAYMELDAQVVSSVVKPTTTTSMTTTATSTYTTQTPDLTKSSTTTSTTSSTIKSSPATVQKTSTDTSVVVMTPQSSTKTAVVTPVVSTTVGTSVVSAVVKPTTTTSITTTATSTHTTQTPDLTKSSTTTTTTSPTIKSPPATLQKTSTDTSGVVITTVVETPVVSTTAKQAEDIAKRESTGKTDKEYQRHYQFLLTQVSSLEQFAKNVCQKLSERVDESLRKDYVENIMAHKKYKGEKQCTKIGPFLSLKVK